In Lagenorhynchus albirostris chromosome 14, mLagAlb1.1, whole genome shotgun sequence, one DNA window encodes the following:
- the SNAP29 gene encoding synaptosomal-associated protein 29 has translation MRCTMVGSEAGPPQASGGRSLHGAGYGRTGASVGCLRYCSCPVVRERPSPRPRPAPPACSRPSAGAMSAYPRSYNPFDDDAEDEGVRPAPWTDNRDLTDWPGAPADRQQALRQEVLRRAEATAASTGRSLSLMYESERIGVASSEELVRQRGALERTEKMVDKMEQDLKTSQKHINSIKSVFGGLVNYFRTKPSETPPAQNGTLAPQPSSRLKEAISTSKDQEAQYQTSHPNLRKLNDSDSIPGGADSAMSSEAYPRNPHLRTCHQRIDSNLDELSVGLGRLKDIALGMQTEIEEQDDILDRLTTKVDKLDINIKSTERKVRQL, from the exons ATGCGGTGCACGATGGTCGGCTCCGAGGCAGGGCCTCCGCAAGCTTCTGGCGGAAGGAGTTTGCACGGCGCCGGCTACGGGCGTACGGGAGCTTCTGTAGGTTGTCTGCGATACTGCAGCTGCCCCGTGGTCAGAGAGCGCCCCTCGCCTCGGCCGCGCCCGGCTCCTCCCGCCTGCTCCAGGCCGAGCGCTGGCGCCATGTCGGCCTATCCCCGAAGCTACAACCCGTTCGACGACGACGCGGAGGACGAGGGCGTCCGGCCGGCGCCGTGGACGGACAACCGCGACCTCACGGACTGGCCCGGCGCTCCCGCCGACCGGCAGCAGGCCCTGCGGCAGGAGGTGTTGCGCCGGGCCGAGGCCACGGCCGCCAGCACCGGCAGGTCCCTGTCCCTGATGTACGAGTCCGAGAGGATCGGGGTCGCCTCCTCCGAG GAACTCGTGCGCCAGCGAGGGGCCTTGGAGCGcacagagaagatggtggacaAGATGGAGCAGGATCTGAAGACCAGCCAGAAGCACATCAACAGCATCAAGAGTGTGTTCGGAGGGCTCGTCAATTACTTCAGAACCAAACCCTCAGAGACCCCACCTGCGCAGAATGGCACCCTTGCCCCCCAGCCCAGCAGCAG ATTGAAAGAAGCCATAAGTACAAGTAAAGACCAGGAGGCACAGTACCAGACCAGCCACCCAAACCTCAGGAAGCTCAATGACTCAG ACTCCATCCCTGGAGGGGCCGATTCTGCCATGAGCTCCGAGGCTTACCCAAGGAACCCGCACCTGCGCACCTGTCACCAGAGGATTGACAGCAACCTCG ATGAGCTGTCCGTGGGCCTGGGCCGGCTGAAGGACATCGCCCTGGGGATGCAGACAGAGATTGAGGAGCAGGACGACATTCTTGACCGCCTCACAACCAAAGTGGACAAGTTAGACATCAACATCAAGAGTACAGAGAGGAAAGTTCGGCAGCTTTGA